TAGTCATGTGATATTCGCCGGTGACCAACGCGAAGGCACCCAGGGCACAGATGAGCACCGCGAGGATGAGCGCCACCAGGGCGCTTCTTGGTGCGATGCGCAAGGTGATTGGGCGACGCGAAGATCCAAAGGAGATGGTATTGAATTGGCTCATATAGCGCTCACTTTCGATCGACGCACCAAGGCGACAAAAATTGGGCCACCGATGATGGCAGACATCAAACCCACCTCGATTTCATTGGGCATGACCACCACTCGTGCGAGGACGTCTGCAAGCAATAAAAACGAGGGCGCACCAAGAGCCGAGAGCGCAACAATCCAACGCCAATCTGCACCGGCGATGGTGCGCGCGGCATAAGGCACTGCCAGGCCAACGAACATGATCGGGCCTACTGCCGCGGTGGCGGCACCGGCGAGCAGCGTGACAGCACACATCACCAGCGCTCGCACCAATCCAAGGCGCACGCCAAGGGCGGTGGAGGTGGCGTCGCCAAGCGCCATGGCATTCAGCGCTGGAGTAATGGCGAAGGCGAAGATGAGCCCAAGGAAGATAAAGCCGATCACGGTGAACAGCACCGAAAATCCTCGGCCTTGGGCGGAACCTGCGGCCCAAAAGCGGAACTCGTTGAATGCCTGTTGGTTGGTCAGGATGATGACCTGCACAATCGCCTGGATGGCCATGCTTACCGCCACACCAGCGAGCGCCAAACGCGAAGGATTTGGCGGGCCTCCTGCGGTACCGATGCTCGCGGTGGTGGTGGTGCCAATGATGTAGACCGCCACCGCCGCAAGTGCTGCACCGACGAATGAGAACCACACATAAAAACTGATGGTGGATATCCCAAACACCGCCACCGCAGCCACGACCGCAAGGGAAGCACCTGCATTGACACCTAAGATGCCCGGATCGGCCAAAGGGTTGCGGGTGAGCGCCTGCATGAGCGCACCCGCAGTTCCCAACGCAGCACCCACGGCAATCAGCAGCAAGGTTCGTGGCCAGCGCTGTTGGGTGACTACCACCGACTCAAAGGAGCCGTCTGGATGCCACAGCGATTGCCACACCGTGCGAAAGGCAATGAGGTTGGAGCCTATGGCCATAGACAATCCCGTGCTCAGCAGCACTAGCAATAGCAGCGCTAGTACTGCCACGGTATTTTTTCTCACTTACACCACACCTGGCCAAACATCTAGCGTGGCGAGTGCGGATCTTGAGGCCCATGCGGGCCTTGGGGTGGGCCATAATCGGCGTGGGGATCATAGCTTTGGGGGCTAAAGGTGGCGGTGCTGGGGTGCGAAGCCTCATCTTGATACCCACCTTGGGCAGCATCGGGCACCACTACCTGATGCTGGGCGCTTAAAAGCTGTGCATCCGCACGACGACGACGCTCGGTGGTGACGTACCACAAGGCCATGGCAGCAAAGCCCACAATCAAAATGGCGCCACCGATTACCGCACCCATGATTGGTGCGCGATCCTTGCGGTTTTGAGAAGCGGCGCTGAGCTGCGTGTTGTCTTGCTGCGTTGCATCGCTGCCCTGGTCGTTGGAGCCATCGTCGCCTTCGTCGAGCACGGCCAAGGATGCGTCCTCGCCATCGTCGCCTTCTTCGCCTGGCGAGGAATCAAGTGCCCCACCCGGGGCGCCCGCGCCACCGGAACCGCCGCTCGCACCACCGGAGTTGCCACCGGAATTGCCACCGCGGTTCAGGCTGATGGAGTTCTTGGCCTTGGGCTTATTGCCTTGTGCGCTGTTGGATCCAACGGAGTTATTGGAACCTGCATTGCCTCGGCTCTGGTTTTGCTTCTGGCCACCGGTGGCAGGCTTTTGTTCCTTAGCACCCTGGTTGCCACCAGATGCCTGGCCTTGAGAGGCAGGCTTGGAGGCTTTTTCTACCACGGTGAAGTTGGGGCTTCGGTTACTCCAGCCGAGGGTTTCTCGATCAGAGTCGCCTTTTCGTTCCGTGGCAAGGAAGCGCAACCAGTGCGTTCCGGTGGGGAAATTGCAGCCAATATTTAAGGTGCCGGACACGTTGCCGCTGCCATCGCTCATTTGGCGGGCCACCACGCCAGCGCCTTGCTGGGACTGGTCTTGGCTTGAAAGCTGGCCATCGTCGAATTTCACGCTCACCATCGTGTTGGGGGCGAAATTGCGAAGCTGGTAGTTCAAGGTGCTACAGCGCTGCACCGTGGTGGGAGAGACGGTGGAAACACTATTGCCTGTATTAGAGCCATTAGCTCCACCTGGCGGGAGTGCCTCAGCCTGAGGCACGAAGCTCGGCGCGAGGGCCAAAGCAGCGGCAGCGCACACAGCAGCACAGGCTTGGGCAGTGCTGCGCAGCATTGCTTTTGGAGAGATCTTGTTCATGTCTCGCACTTTCTTATTGCTTTGAAAAAACATTGGGCACTAGCTTCGGGATCTGCGTCCAAGCATCAACCCACCTGCGGCGACACCTACGGCAAACAGCGCGCCGATGATCAAGGCCCAGTCGCGGCCATCCATGAGTGGTGCTTGAGAAGAAGCGGTACGAACGCTCGGGCGGTTGCCATTGGATTCATCACCTAGATCGATCAGCACCCAACCCAGCAGTTCATCTTCTGCGCTGGTCAAGGTGATCTTGGGTGAGCCCTTCTTCAGCCCTGCGATGTCGATGTAGACGTTGCCGTCGGCATCTGCTTCTACCCAGCCCAAAGCCTTCGGGTCGGGGTTATAGGAGTGCAGGAATACCCAGTCACCAGCACCCATCGGCTCTGCGTGCAGCGAAAGGATGGTGCCGTCTAGGCTGGCGTCGATCTCACCGGCGTTGTCGTCGTTAAGCTCCGAGGCCTTTTTCACCGGCGGTTCCGGATCGTGATCCGGGCGCGGTTGGCTATCGTCGCCACCATCGAAGCCGCTATCTGAAAAACCTCCACCGCTGGTATCGCCACCGCCGCCGCCACTGAAGGAATTATCGGTGGCATAAAAACCGCCCGATACGGCCTCGGCATCTTCGCCTAGGGCGATGGTGCTACTGGGATTGGTGCTGCCACCGGAGTAACTCGAGGTGTTGCTATCAGCATCGTCGTTGCGATCGTTCGTGCCTTTATCTGCAGCACCCGAGTCGCCATCGTGTTTGCTTGCGTCTTGCTTATCTGACTGCGCATCGCTGCTTTGACTGTCTTTGTCTTCGGCCTCGTCGCTTTCGGCGGGCTCGGCACAGCCGGGGCGCTTGCCGGAGGAATCGAGATAATCCCAACCAATCAGCTTCTGCCCTGCCCCGCGGCTGCCGTCTTGGACGGTAACTTTCACGTTGCCACGGAGGGCGTCGACAGGCTTAAGAGCCGCAGTGACGGTAGAACCCTCGGCGAGCTGGAACCACTGCTCACCATAGGGATCATTGGTTTGACCGCACTCGTTATAGGCGGAGAGATACACCCAGGTGCCAGGCTGGGCAGAAGGCACCTGCACCTGAAGCTTGTCGCCCTTGGTGCTGACCTTCACGCCGTTTTTCTTGTCACTACTTAAATCATTGTCGTAGTGAAAGACGGTATCTGGCAGGCCATTGGGCTTATATTCGCCGAGCAGGAATCGGCCTTTGCCCTCCTTTTTCTCAGAAGGAGTTGGGCGTGTTTCGCGCACATCGCCGTCTTGTAAGGAACCAGACAATAGACGAATCGAGTGCTCACCTGGGCCAAAGGTGGGATTCGAGCCCAACTTTCCACTATTGGTGCCATCCGGCAAGGGCATATTCACATCGAAGCTGCCATCGCTTTGCGCTTCGATGATGTACCAAATGGTGGTGTTTTCATGCAGCGAGGTATCGAGGTGATTGATATTGCCCTCATCCAATTTCACGGCAATCTTTGCACCACCGAGCCCCTCGGAATTACACCAACCGGTACCAACGATGCGAAGTTGATTCTGCGCATCGGCTTCGGCAGCAACATCAAATTCTGGTGTAGCACCGGAGGCGCACTGGGCATCTTGGGCATGGGCAGGCTGCACCGGGATAAAGGACACCACGTTGCCTGCCTGGAGTGATGCACCTAGGGCAAGGCTTGCTCCAAGGGCGGTGATTCGCGCTGCGCGCCTGGTTCCCGCCCGCTTGCGTTCTACAGCTTTGTTCATGGCAAATAACCTTTAGGCCTTGGGCTGCATCGCGGGATTTTGCACGAGCAGGGTATCCACATCGGAGATGATCTTTTGCACCAGCAGCGGGCCACCGGTGGAAGTCCAAGCAGAGCCCTCAACGGGGATCACGTGATTGTCTTTCACCGCGGTGAGCTGGTCAAAGCCGGGTACTTGGCGGGCTTCTTGCAGGGATGCATCGGCAGCGCCGGTATCGGCATTGCCGCCGGCATTGGGGTTGCCCACCGAGGAGCCGCCGAGGGTGCCAAAGAAGATGTAATCGGCGTCGATATCGCCAAGGTTTTCATTCGACACAGGCTCAGAGTGTCCGCCACCGAACTTGTCTTGATTAGCCGGGCGCTTCAGGCCGAGTTCTTCCAGGGACTGTCCTGCGGGCAACTCTTTGAGGATCAATGAGGCACCATTGCCCTGCCAGCGCACAATGGAGAAGGTCTTATCTTTAAAAGGCTCGAGCTTGGCCGAGGTTTCTGCAACCTGGCGGTCATGCTCTTCGAGCACCTTCTTGCCTTCTTCATTCATGTTCATCGCATCGGCCACGATGGCGAAGTTCTTGCGCCAGTCGCCACCTGCATAACCCGTCATGACGGTGGGGGCGATTTCTCCCAGCGCAGCCATCACGTCTGGGTTGTTATTCAAACTGGTGCCATCAACCAAGATCATGTCGGGATTCAAGGCGCCGATGGCCTCAAAATTGGGTTGGCCAACGCTGCCGACGATAGGCGTATCGCCAGCTCGTTCCTGCAGATATGCAGGCACGGTGGTCAAACCACGGCCAGCCACGGTGCCGGCCGGTTTCACACCCAGGGCCAGCACCGAGTCCAAGGTGGGTTCAGAAAAGGTAATCACGCGTTGGGGGTGCTCAGGCACAGTGACTTCTACTCCGTCACTGTCTTTGACCACACGGGTGTTGCCTTCACCAACAGCGTTCTGGGAAGAAGCATCCTCTGAGCTGCAGGCAAAGAGGAACAGTGCCATCAGCAGTGCGAACAATACTAGGAGCCAATGGGTAGCCGATCGGCGCATTGTGAGCATGGTGGGTTCCTTTAATTCTGTGAAGTTATATTCAGCGATCGCTGCGCAAGAATTGCGCGAAGTTATTGGGATGTAAGTGCGGGTATAACCGCGGGCGTTGCCGCCCGCGGTTATCGAGTGCACCAGCCACGGCTCGTGCTGCGTTGGGCACTCACCGCGGTGGTGGTGTGCCTTAGCACCACGCATTGCTTAAGTGATGCTGAGGCGGGGTTGCCAAGAAGGCAACAAGGTGTGGTGCTTACCAGCGCGGCAGCCACTTGCTAATCCAGGAAGGCACACCGAAGGCGACGGTGAGCTGGAATACCCAGTTCATGGAGAACAAGGAGCTCACAGCGGAGAACAGGAAGGACACGATACGACCAGGCTTGAACACGCCATCTTCCGCGGGTGGCTGAGGAGTAGAGGGTTCGCCATCCTCGCCTTGACCCGGCTCTTGAGCGCCATCACCTGGCTCTTGAGCACCTTCACCTGGGGTCTGGGTATCTTCACCCTGGCCAGGCTGCTCGCTCTCGCCGGGCTTGTCCGTTTCACCGGGCTTGTCCGATTCACCAGGCTGCTCGCTCTCACCGGGCTTGTCCGTCTCACCGGGCTGCGCTGGGGCAGGCTCGTTGAGCGCGAAGCGGTACACGGTGTTGGTGGGCTCGCCCTTGTCATTGGTGGTAGAAGACTTCTGCACGGTGTACACCACGCCATTGGCACCAAGGGAGGTGTGGTTGGTGTTGCCGCCAGCGGGCAGATTGGCCACGATCTGGAAGTCTTCGGCATCAAGGACCGTGACGGTGCCGCCACCGCGGTTGGTCACGTAGACGCGGTCATGTACCGGATCGTATGCAGCGTTGAGGGCACCAGCACCGGTGGGCACTTCTGCCACAACCTTCTTCTGCTCGAGGTTGTACACCACAACATTGGAGCTACCCTGCGAGGCTACGTAGAGGTTGCCGCGGCTTGGATCCCAGGCCACGCCTGAGCCACGGTCTACGTCGTTGGCGGGCAGATCAATCACGGTGACATCGCCGGAGGCCACATCAACCTTGGCTGCCTTGGGCTGGGAAAGCGATACGGTAAACAGGCTGCGGGATGCCTGATCGAAGGCCAGCGACATGGTGCCGCCGAAATCGCCGCCGAGCTCGATGTTGCGCACGGTGCCATCTGCGCTT
This window of the Corynebacterium pseudopelargi genome carries:
- a CDS encoding FecCD family ABC transporter permease — translated: MRKNTVAVLALLLLVLLSTGLSMAIGSNLIAFRTVWQSLWHPDGSFESVVVTQQRWPRTLLLIAVGAALGTAGALMQALTRNPLADPGILGVNAGASLAVVAAVAVFGISTISFYVWFSFVGAALAAVAVYIIGTTTTASIGTAGGPPNPSRLALAGVAVSMAIQAIVQVIILTNQQAFNEFRFWAAGSAQGRGFSVLFTVIGFIFLGLIFAFAITPALNAMALGDATSTALGVRLGLVRALVMCAVTLLAGAATAAVGPIMFVGLAVPYAARTIAGADWRWIVALSALGAPSFLLLADVLARVVVMPNEIEVGLMSAIIGGPIFVALVRRSKVSAI
- a CDS encoding ABC transporter substrate-binding protein, whose amino-acid sequence is MLTMRRSATHWLLVLFALLMALFLFACSSEDASSQNAVGEGNTRVVKDSDGVEVTVPEHPQRVITFSEPTLDSVLALGVKPAGTVAGRGLTTVPAYLQERAGDTPIVGSVGQPNFEAIGALNPDMILVDGTSLNNNPDVMAALGEIAPTVMTGYAGGDWRKNFAIVADAMNMNEEGKKVLEEHDRQVAETSAKLEPFKDKTFSIVRWQGNGASLILKELPAGQSLEELGLKRPANQDKFGGGHSEPVSNENLGDIDADYIFFGTLGGSSVGNPNAGGNADTGAADASLQEARQVPGFDQLTAVKDNHVIPVEGSAWTSTGGPLLVQKIISDVDTLLVQNPAMQPKA